Genomic DNA from Cucurbita pepo subsp. pepo cultivar mu-cu-16 chromosome LG13, ASM280686v2, whole genome shotgun sequence:
ATACAGAAGAGCTTTGTTTTTCATCTTATTCGAAACCATAACTAGATGACTTTTTAACTTAATGTTATTGTAACGAtccataattttgaacgatAGAAAGCAActtcatttttaaatcaacTGAGATTCCTAACAAAGctcttttttatcttttcaatGGCAGGAAAATTCTACACTTTGACAACCGGAGCAAATGAGAGGAGGtgggagaaaatgaaagataaattGCGCACGGTCGTCGATTCCttcacaatttcaaaagtttgacGGGGCTCCCATGTGAACACGTTTATCATTAATTTAGATTCTCTCAGGTTGTTTACAGCTTAAACTTCTGTAACTTATCCACCCTTttgttcattaattaatttcatcaaCATTCGAGCTTACAGGAATTACAACACCTTGTAACGACAGTTTTACTTAAATTCCTGACAAATTGTGTGAAGACTCattgaaaaattaagaaattatacAAATCTTGATATTGACAGTGGCTCGTGGACAACAGTCTTACAGGTTTaaggaagaaaatcaaaatctcaaaaggaactaaaatttatgattatgaCCAGAAATCCAGAAAAGTTGGTAAAATTCTTGGGTGGGAGACGAAAGCAGGGATCATGAAAAACCAGTCTTCAGATCATATTGTTAGTGGAAATGAGGAAAATAGGTGAAGTAAAGAAATGCAGACTTCTATTACATTCAACCACAAACCCTACCATTCACAAGCCAACAAGCGTTGCGGCAGCTTGGTGAAAAACAACTTACTGATTGCTAGAGAAAATGGAGGTCATTCCATAAATCAAAATTGTCACTGCGAAAGATAATCAATTTTCTCAAACAAAAACGAAAGCCTTAGATGATTCCAATCTTGTTTGCAACATCCAAAGCATCATAGTCGGGAGTCAGCCTTACATATGCCTTCTTGGTTCCATCAGGCCTGCAATCATTGGATAAAAGCAAGCAACGTTGTCAGTGTGAACATTTTATGATAATCATTGCAGCCATTAATTTCATTGATAAGTCGGCTCTAAGAATGATAACAAGAAACTTCCACAAGATGATGGATTATTTAAGATTGAGATCATATCCGGGAAGAACccaattcaataatattctaaGAAGAAACCATAGGAATGTTTGATTAAGATTTTACCTGATCAACGTGTTCACTTTCTTGGTCTGGATGTCATACATCTTCTTCACGGCATCCTTAATCTTCTTCTTATCAGCACGAATGTCGACAATGAAAACCAAAGTATTATTGTCCTCGATCTTCTTCATTGCAGACTCAGTAGTCAAAGGGTATTTAAGAATCTGATACTGGTCCAACTTGTTCCTTGGAGTAGCACTAATACGTGGATACTTGggatttctttccttcttcaatgTCTTAGGACGGTGAAATGTGACAGACGTTCTGATTTTCTTCGCTTTCTTCTTAAATGTTGGACCCGATTTTACTGCCTTGGCAGTTTTCAAGGCTTGTGCCTTAGGGTCAGCCTTTTTGGTGATGTCAGCTgagagggaaaagaaataTCAAGCCTGGCTCGTTTATTTGCTCAAAACTAATCCTTCCTATATGTGTAAATTGTCAATGCCTATCTCTTCTATAAATCCTACGAGCATTCTCACATAGTTCGTAAAAATGATATTCATACTAACAATATAATCACCATTTTTCTACTTTCGACAAcggtgaaagaaaaaatagtgaAGCAGAGTGATTCAGGCAAATTTTTCGATCGTGCGATTCTATGAAGTTAGTAGCCCGTGGACTAAATTCTAAACAGGCTATTCAGATCTTGTCGTTTCAATTTTGCAATTATCTGCTTCTTTTAAATTCGAAGCTCAAATGTTTTCAACAACTGAGTCTAGAGATCCAAATCGCGTACAGAATAAATATCGAACGGCAGTCATGAGGAATGAGATAGCACggaaaataatttgaatgtcCTATGCAACTATAAATGCAAGAGATTTTTATAAAAACGAGTAATCGATAACTGTTCAATGTATAAATTGATAAACTTACCTTTCGGAGCCATTGCAAAGTCCTCTACCTAATCGCTACTCCGACCTGTTCGTGGCACAAAAAACGGACATAGATATCAACGAGTGGAGAAAACTAGCAACTAATTGCCAAGTGAAAAAGCGAGTAAATCTCATACGAATCGAACTAATGGCATCGATTGTAACCCCAACCCTAACCCTAgatacaagaagaaaaaacatgcATCGAGAGTCTGAGAGGAAGTGAAGCGAAAAAAAGATCTTACACGGACGAACAGCTGCAATCGGAAAGGCTAGGTTTCAGCGGGGGAGAAGACGATGTGCCTTATATATTAGGGTTttgtaaatacacatccacTCGCGCAAAGCGGTAACCGGTGTGTAtacttttttcaattttagttaTATTACTTTACTATTTAANtgagaggttagtggagagagatggggaaaagtttatttttttattttttatttttttatttttttaattaattaattaattaaatttgatagaTATTTTcgaaatattgaattaaattactaattagtttttattttttatttttatttttaaatttaaaaatattattgaaacttttaaaaggttagagatatttttgagataaaataccaaatttataggtatttttcaattatccttcattcatataaatttaaagattttaaaattaatcttgtaattttttaaaaaaaattaacaatcttatttactatatatgaaatttgttgCGACGAATTCCAGTCGACAACGAATTACAAAATTTTCCCGGGAAAATAAGTTGATTCTATCGAGAAAATTTCTTCCGTTCATCgaacgaatcatttcttgACCTCTAGTTTTCCAGTCCCACTGTTTGGGAATCATCAGAGTCGGTACAATTCCATGCGTTGGTTTTGCGCATGGAGATTTCATACGCATCGCCTAGCGTGACGAGTCTTGCTTTCGCTAAGTCTGCCCTTCCGCCATGCATTCCTCGAGCCGATCCGTCAATGTTGATCCATTGCAGCATTCTAGTACGACGTTGTCGACGCCGGCGCTCTGGTGAAGATATGGACGGCGAAGGTTAAGCGGATGACTTGGATTCACTGGATGGAGCTTCTGTTACCTTGATCCCGTTGGATTAGAACGTATAAATGGCGGGAGTATTTACAGAGCGATCTCTTGTCCGGGATTACTATTGGCATCATGCTCGTTCTGCAGGTATTATCGCACTCTTTCACGAAATTTGTTTCAGAAATGATAGTGCtagttcgatttttttttttggttgtttcCTTCAATCGTCGATGAAGGAAGTACAAGATGTTTGGATGTTGTTCGGTTTTGGAACTTGTACGTTGCATCCCAATTGGTTCAGGACActtcgattttgattttttcttattttctggATTACTTTGGGTGATAGGAAGGATTTTTGTATTACGTCCACTCGAAATCAGTCCAAGTTTAAGTTTAGTACGAGTATCACAACTGACAATTCCTTTAAACGTTCAATCTCggttaaagaacaaaaataaatttatcacGCTTGGATTTCTAGTTCAATCAGTCAAGCAGGATAAGATTGATGATTGGACAACCTTTTTCTAACGCCAACTATCTTATTGGCCCTATAATTCAACTCTTCAAGCATCTTGACAATTAAGAGtttcatttcatcaattttgcCAGTCACGTTCTGGCGTGGTGTTTGTTAAAGAAGAACGATGAACATTAGAATTGTACAAGTTAAAGCTAAGACAGTCAGATTGAATTGTCgccataaaaataatttatatgttGTATGGATAAGTAAGTTCAAAATATCTATCACAGTGATAAACTGATAATGTAAATTTCTTATCATAGATCAAGTTTTTTATTgctgttgttcttgttgtcgTCGTTGGAGATTTTGACCTGTCTAAGACTCTTATgttaatttcatatttcacAATAGTTGATTGTAAGTTATGGTCTGACTGCTTGTTCTGCTTGTTCTGCTTCTCGTCAGCTTGCAGTTGGTCCAGTAGCATTGGTTTCTCTACTGGTTTCTGATGTCTTGGGTGGAATTGTCAATTCATCCGAGGAATTATATACTGAACTTGCGATATTATTGGCACTCATGGTTGGAATATTGGAATGCTGATGGGGCTCTTGAGGTAGGTATCCTTTTCCATTCAATGAGATATTTGTTTCACGTAAAACGCTATCATTTCATGATCATATCTCAATATTTGGAGGTCTTTGACAAATTAGGCAATTGAAACGGCAGATTTTTGTGGAATGTACAACATCTTccgttaggaatcacgaacattcataatggtatgatattgtctactttgagcataaattcTCGTGtttttgctttaggcttcccccaaaaagcctcgtaccaatggagatgtattccttacttgtaaaacccatgatcatatctaaattagtcaatatgGGACCCCCTCCCAACGATCCTCAACGTGTTATAGCACTTCTTAAACGGAACATAGaacaaaattattggtttCTATCCTATTTAGTGACCCTGTTATACATCAAAGCATTATTTTTAGGGAATGAATATTCCACTTCTATGAAAGCTACTACCTTAATCAACACCAATCTAATGGCAGAATACTTTTGTAGGCTTggatttgaaggaaaatagTTTCCtatgagattttatttatttaacttaatttaattttacctaATTCTACACTATTTGTTGCCTTTTAGCAGGCTTGGATGGCTTATTCGCTTTATCAGCCACTCTGTAATCTCTGGCTTTACTACAGCTTCTGCCATTATGATTGGATTTTCCCACGTGAAATACTTTCTGGGGTATaatattttactaaaatttaagTATACTTTTTTAAATGTGTCCATGAATAATGTTTCTCTTCGATCATCTATTTCCCAAGAATAACATGAGAAGCATGTGGTTTTATGTGAATTTTATATTGCAGGTGGGTGTTTCACTGGTCTTTGTCACTCGCGAATCTGCAAATCCACATATGGGTAAGCGGTTCAATTTCTAATGCTCATATGTGAAACTTGGCACATTTTGTGCCACATTTAAGTCTTACCTCTATTGAAACTATTGTTGTGTGATCAATTTGTATACCTTCTCAGAAAGATGCATGGCGAATTTCCATCGTAGATACTCTAAATTCTGTAGCAATTATGCTTTCTATTTTCAAACCAATCAAAATATGCCATTATAAGGAAACTTCTGAACTTCATGattcatttcatataattgaaatgaaccttttttttatgcttttggGTATGCTCGTGCTCCGGGTACTGTCTATCTGTTGAgtattgttgggagggagccccgcattgactaatttagagaataatcatgagtttataggtaaggaatacatctccaatGGTATGAGACCTcttggggaagcctaaagcaaagccatgaaagcttatggataatatcataccattgtggagattcgtaaTTCCTAACACTACCTTCAACCGGTCATGAGTTCTGTCCTATTCTTCTTATCATAACATGTTTTATCTTAGTGGCTTCAGTAATACGGTTTGCAGGACTGTAATTAGTATCCAACAATGATTTTCACTACTCATACTGAGACATACTTTGTC
This window encodes:
- the LOC111809049 gene encoding 60S ribosomal protein L23a, yielding MAPKADITKKADPKAQALKTAKAVKSGPTFKKKAKKIRTSVTFHRPKTLKKERNPKYPRISATPRNKLDQYQILKYPLTTESAMKKIEDNNTLVFIVDIRADKKKIKDAVKKMYDIQTKKVNTLIRPDGTKKAYVRLTPDYDALDVANKIGII